In the Mycolicibacter sp. MU0102 genome, one interval contains:
- a CDS encoding DUF4129 domain-containing protein, giving the protein MPTVDVDREAAREAAERELAKPMYPRPSPKQQFLDFIEMLVRRLVLKGAELPGGWFTISVLLIVLAAAVVAAVHVSRRMLHDGYRGDPLYGATQLSAAEHRAAAQRHAAAGDWVEAIRHRLRAVARALEENGVLRPATGRTATELARDAGAALPALAGELFRAAETFNDVNYGELPATPEGYRIVAELDQRVQATTQARQYR; this is encoded by the coding sequence GTGCCCACCGTCGACGTCGACCGCGAAGCCGCCCGCGAGGCGGCCGAACGCGAGCTGGCAAAACCGATGTACCCGCGGCCGTCACCTAAGCAGCAGTTCCTCGATTTCATTGAGATGCTGGTACGGCGGTTGGTGCTCAAGGGTGCAGAGTTGCCGGGCGGATGGTTCACCATCAGCGTGTTGCTGATCGTCCTCGCGGCAGCCGTGGTGGCCGCCGTGCACGTCAGCCGTCGCATGCTGCACGACGGCTACCGCGGCGATCCGTTGTACGGCGCCACACAGCTCAGTGCCGCCGAACACCGTGCCGCCGCGCAACGCCATGCCGCAGCGGGAGATTGGGTCGAGGCGATACGGCACCGCCTGCGGGCCGTGGCTCGCGCGCTCGAGGAGAACGGGGTCTTGCGTCCCGCCACGGGCCGTACCGCCACCGAACTGGCCCGCGACGCCGGTGCGGCTCTACCGGCCCTGGCCGGTGAGCTGTTCCGGGCTGCCGAGACATTCAACGACGTCAACTACGGCGAGCTGCCCGCCACCCCGGAGGGATATCGGATCGTCGCAGAACTCGACCAGCGGGTGCAGGCCACAACTCAGGCTCGGCAGTACCGATGA